Proteins encoded within one genomic window of Pedobacter africanus:
- a CDS encoding TPM domain-containing protein — MKKLIIALFLSFTTLAGFSQDFPAKPNTLVNDYTGTLTSSEIQQLEQKLVAFDDSTSIQVAVVILKSVGEYDINEYAMGLGRNWGVGTKGKDNGVVVLVALGDRKIAIQTGYGVEGVLPDMYTRRIIENDIKPYFKAGNYFKGLDAGTDAIISVTKGEYKNDKPKPGRRGGGASGVFVIIIIIVVVVVLLKRGGGGGGGQVIGGRGVADALFWSMLLGGGRGSGGGGGWGGGSSGGGGFGGFGGGSFGGGGSSGSW, encoded by the coding sequence ATGAAAAAGTTAATCATAGCCTTATTTTTATCCTTTACTACCTTAGCAGGTTTTAGTCAGGACTTTCCGGCTAAACCCAATACGCTGGTTAACGACTATACAGGAACACTCACAAGCAGCGAAATTCAGCAGCTGGAACAAAAGCTGGTTGCCTTTGATGACTCAACATCTATACAGGTCGCTGTAGTGATCTTAAAATCCGTCGGTGAATACGATATCAACGAATACGCAATGGGCCTTGGCCGTAACTGGGGAGTGGGCACGAAGGGCAAAGACAATGGTGTTGTAGTCCTAGTGGCCCTGGGCGATAGAAAGATAGCCATACAAACAGGCTATGGCGTGGAAGGTGTATTGCCTGATATGTATACCCGGAGGATCATCGAAAACGACATTAAGCCTTATTTTAAAGCGGGGAACTATTTTAAAGGGCTTGATGCGGGTACCGATGCCATCATTAGTGTAACCAAAGGTGAATATAAAAACGACAAACCTAAACCTGGCAGACGCGGCGGTGGTGCATCGGGGGTATTTGTAATCATTATTATTATAGTGGTTGTGGTTGTACTGCTGAAAAGAGGCGGTGGAGGCGGCGGCGGGCAGGTTATCGGCGGCCGGGGCGTTGCCGATGCACTTTTCTGGAGTATGCTGCTTGGCGGAGGCCGTGGTTCTGGTGGTGGCGGAGGCTGGGGCGGCGGAAGCAGTGGTGGTGGAGGCTTCGGTGGTTTTGGGGGAGGCAGTTTTGGCGGTGGCGGAAGCAGTGGCAGCTGGTAA